The following proteins come from a genomic window of Myroides odoratus DSM 2801:
- a CDS encoding DUF6913 domain-containing protein, with the protein MFSTFKKKTLRKAINQATLKGLASDFDFKPQTIGILIEKSEVSKVDELIQALRQSGVSANQINVLVYTGLTKTKQLIDPSFSMSDFTLTGDIHNQEVKNFIDQPFDLLINFYAKDIVPLLWVSAKSKAKFKVGVATVTPKINHFSLDIQELQATQYAKHLMNYITIFKTK; encoded by the coding sequence ATGTTTAGTACTTTCAAGAAGAAAACATTAAGAAAAGCAATTAATCAGGCTACGTTAAAAGGTTTAGCGTCAGATTTTGACTTTAAACCTCAAACGATAGGTATTTTAATTGAAAAAAGTGAAGTGTCGAAAGTGGATGAGTTAATTCAAGCACTGCGTCAAAGTGGTGTGTCGGCCAATCAGATTAATGTTTTGGTTTATACAGGATTAACCAAGACTAAGCAATTGATAGATCCATCGTTTAGTATGAGTGATTTTACATTAACGGGGGATATTCACAATCAAGAAGTAAAGAACTTTATCGATCAACCTTTTGACTTGTTGATTAATTTTTATGCAAAAGATATTGTACCTTTACTATGGGTGAGTGCGAAATCGAAGGCGAAATTTAAGGTTGGAGTTGCAACAGTAACACCAAAAATCAACCACTTTAGTTTAGATATTCAGGAGCTACAAGCGACACAATATGCTAAACATTTAATGAATTATATAACTATTTTTAAAACGAAATAA